From Mycolicibacterium nivoides, a single genomic window includes:
- a CDS encoding acetyl-CoA C-acetyltransferase, with translation MTAENRTSVIVAGARTPVGRLMGSLKDFSGSDLGAIAIRGALEKAKVDASLVDYVIMGQVLTAGAGQMPARQSAVAAGIGWDVPALSINKMCLSGIDAIALADQLIRAGEFDVVVAGGQESMSQAPHLLPKSREGYKYGDATLVDHLAYDGLHDVFTDQPMGALTEQRNDVDKFTRAEQDEFAAQSHQKAAAAWKDGVYADEVVPVSIPQRKGDPIEFAEDEGIRANTTAESLGGLRPAFRKDGTITAGSSSQISDGAAAVVVMSKAKAQELGLDWLCEIGAHGVVAGPDSTLQSQPANAIKKAVEREGISVDQLDVLEINEAFAAVSLASTKELGVDPAKVNVNGGAIAIGHPIGMSGARITLHAALELARKGSGYAVAALCGAGGQGDALILRR, from the coding sequence ATGACTGCGGAAAATCGCACGTCGGTGATCGTTGCTGGAGCGCGTACTCCGGTTGGCAGATTGATGGGCTCGCTGAAGGATTTTTCCGGCAGTGACCTGGGCGCGATCGCGATTCGCGGCGCCCTGGAGAAGGCCAAGGTCGATGCTTCGCTGGTGGACTACGTGATCATGGGTCAGGTGCTGACCGCAGGGGCCGGTCAGATGCCCGCTCGCCAGTCCGCGGTGGCCGCCGGCATCGGCTGGGACGTACCCGCGCTGAGCATCAACAAGATGTGCCTTTCCGGCATCGATGCCATCGCCCTGGCCGACCAGCTGATCCGCGCCGGTGAGTTCGACGTCGTCGTCGCCGGAGGCCAGGAATCCATGAGCCAGGCTCCGCACCTGCTGCCCAAGAGCCGCGAGGGCTACAAGTACGGCGATGCGACGCTGGTCGACCACCTGGCCTACGACGGTCTGCACGACGTGTTCACCGACCAGCCCATGGGCGCGCTCACCGAGCAGCGCAACGACGTCGACAAGTTCACCCGCGCCGAGCAGGACGAGTTCGCCGCCCAGTCGCATCAGAAGGCCGCCGCGGCGTGGAAGGACGGGGTGTACGCCGACGAGGTGGTGCCGGTGTCGATTCCGCAGCGCAAGGGTGACCCGATCGAGTTCGCCGAGGACGAGGGCATCCGTGCCAACACCACAGCCGAATCGCTGGGTGGTCTGCGTCCTGCCTTCCGCAAGGACGGCACCATCACCGCCGGGTCGTCGTCGCAGATCTCCGACGGCGCGGCCGCGGTCGTGGTGATGAGCAAGGCCAAGGCGCAGGAGCTGGGCCTGGACTGGCTGTGTGAGATCGGTGCGCACGGTGTGGTGGCCGGTCCGGACTCCACGCTGCAGAGCCAGCCGGCCAACGCGATCAAGAAGGCCGTCGAGCGTGAGGGCATCAGCGTCGATCAGCTGGACGTGCTCGAGATCAACGAGGCGTTCGCTGCGGTTTCGCTGGCCTCGACCAAGGAGCTGGGCGTCGACCCGGCCAAGGTGAACGTGAACGGCGGCGCGATCGCGATCGGTCACCCGATCGGCATGTCGGGTGCCCGCATCACGCTGCATGCCGCGCTGGAACTGGCCCGCAAGGGTTCCGGCTACGCCGTGGCCGCGCTCTGTGGCGCCGGTGGCCAGGGCGATGCGCTGATCCTGCGTCGCTGA
- the nucS gene encoding endonuclease NucS — MRLVIAQCTVDYVGRLTAHLPSARRLLLFKSDGSVSVHADDRAYKPLNWMSPPCWLVEQDGEGALVWVVENKAGEQLRITVEDVEHDSSHELGVDPGLVKDGVEAHLQVLLAEHVELLGAGYTLVRREYPTAIGPVDLMCRDELGRSVAVEIKRRGEIDGVEQLTRYLDLLNRDTVLAPVAGVFAAQQIKPQARTLANDRGIRCVTLDYDQMRGMDSDEYRLF; from the coding sequence GTGCGCCTCGTGATTGCCCAGTGCACCGTCGACTACGTCGGGCGGCTGACCGCTCATCTCCCATCGGCCCGCAGGCTGTTGTTGTTCAAGTCCGACGGTTCGGTCAGTGTCCATGCCGACGATCGCGCCTACAAGCCGCTGAACTGGATGAGCCCGCCGTGCTGGCTCGTAGAGCAGGACGGCGAGGGAGCACTGGTGTGGGTGGTCGAGAACAAGGCCGGCGAGCAGCTGCGCATCACGGTCGAGGACGTCGAGCACGACTCCAGCCACGAACTCGGTGTCGATCCCGGCCTGGTGAAGGACGGCGTGGAGGCACACCTGCAGGTACTGCTGGCCGAGCACGTCGAGCTGCTGGGCGCGGGCTACACATTGGTGCGCCGTGAGTACCCGACCGCGATCGGCCCGGTCGATCTGATGTGCCGTGACGAGCTGGGCCGCTCGGTGGCCGTGGAGATCAAGCGCCGCGGGGAGATCGACGGCGTCGAACAGCTGACGCGTTACCTCGACCTGCTCAACCGCGACACCGTGCTGGCCCCGGTGGCCGGGGTGTTCGCCGCCCAGCAGATCAAGCCCCAGGCCCGAACCCTCGCCAATGATCGTGGAATCCGTTGTGTGACTTTGGATTATGACCAGATGCGGGGCATGGACAGCGACGAATACCGGCTGTTCTGA
- the glgB gene encoding 1,4-alpha-glucan branching protein GlgB produces MTRSNHLTDLQLRPDPSDIQRLLIGQHHDPHSVLGAHEYSGRTVIRAYRPHASKVVVVIGGDRFPMQHIDSGLFAVSVPFTNLADYRLEIGYPGADESIFTHTTADAYRFLPTLGELDLHLFAEGRHERLWEILGAHPRSFTTPDGVVDGVSFAVWAPNAKGVSVIGDFNHWDGNEAQMRVLGSSGVWELFWPGFPADGLYKFRVHGAGGGTTDRADPMAFATEVPPQTASRVTTSSYTWNDGEWMARRAAQNPVFEPMSTYEVHLMSWRPGLSYRQLATELTEYVVEQGFTHVEMLPVAEHPFGGSWGYQVTSYYAPTSRLGTPDDFRFLVDSLHRAGIGVIVDWVPAHFPKDAWALGRFDGTPLYEHSDPHRGEQLDWGTYVFDFGRPEVRNFLVANALYWLKEYHVDGLRVDAVASMLYLDYSRPADGWTPNIHGGRENLEAVQFLQEMNATVHKVTPGIVTIAEESTSWPGVTRPTNLGGLGFSMKWNMGWMNDTLDYVSHDPVHRSYHHHEMTFSMLYAFSENYVLPISHDEVVHGKGTLWTRMPGGDHAKAAGLRSLLAYQWAHPGKQLLFMGQEFGQRAEWSEERGLDWFQLDEQGFSGGVQRLVRDLNAIYRSHPALWSRDTSPEGYSWIDANDSANNVLSFLRFGADGSVLACVVNFAGSEHSQYRLGLPHAGAWQEVLNTDATIYNGSGIGNFGAVQATDEPWHGRPASAVMVLPPLAMLWFEPA; encoded by the coding sequence ATGACGAGAAGCAACCACCTCACCGACCTACAACTGCGGCCCGACCCATCCGACATCCAGCGGCTGCTGATCGGACAGCACCACGATCCGCATTCGGTGCTCGGCGCCCACGAATACAGCGGCCGGACCGTGATCCGGGCCTATCGCCCACACGCCTCCAAGGTCGTGGTGGTGATCGGGGGTGACCGATTCCCCATGCAGCACATCGACTCCGGGCTTTTCGCGGTGTCCGTTCCATTCACCAACCTGGCCGACTACCGTCTGGAAATCGGCTATCCCGGCGCGGACGAATCGATCTTCACCCACACCACGGCGGATGCCTACCGGTTCCTGCCAACACTCGGCGAACTCGACCTTCACCTGTTCGCCGAGGGACGCCACGAGCGTCTGTGGGAGATCCTGGGCGCGCACCCGCGCAGCTTCACCACTCCCGATGGCGTCGTGGACGGCGTGTCCTTCGCGGTGTGGGCCCCGAACGCCAAGGGCGTCAGCGTGATCGGTGATTTCAATCACTGGGACGGCAACGAGGCGCAGATGCGGGTGCTGGGCTCGTCGGGGGTCTGGGAGTTGTTCTGGCCCGGCTTCCCTGCCGACGGTCTGTACAAGTTCCGCGTGCACGGCGCCGGCGGGGGCACCACCGACCGCGCCGACCCGATGGCTTTCGCCACCGAGGTACCTCCGCAAACCGCATCCCGGGTCACCACCAGTTCCTACACCTGGAACGACGGCGAGTGGATGGCGCGGCGCGCTGCGCAGAACCCGGTGTTCGAACCGATGAGCACCTACGAGGTGCATCTGATGTCCTGGCGCCCGGGGCTCAGCTACCGGCAACTGGCCACCGAACTGACCGAATACGTTGTGGAACAGGGCTTCACCCACGTCGAGATGCTCCCGGTGGCCGAGCATCCGTTCGGTGGTTCGTGGGGCTACCAGGTGACCTCCTACTACGCCCCGACGTCCCGGCTGGGAACTCCCGACGACTTTCGGTTCCTGGTGGATTCGCTGCACCGGGCCGGGATCGGAGTGATCGTCGACTGGGTGCCGGCCCACTTCCCCAAGGACGCCTGGGCGCTGGGCCGTTTCGACGGCACCCCGCTCTACGAACATTCCGACCCGCACCGCGGCGAGCAGCTCGATTGGGGCACCTACGTTTTCGACTTCGGCCGGCCCGAAGTGCGCAACTTCCTGGTCGCCAACGCGTTGTACTGGCTGAAGGAGTATCACGTCGACGGACTACGCGTCGACGCGGTGGCCTCGATGCTCTATCTCGACTACTCCCGCCCCGCTGACGGCTGGACGCCCAACATCCACGGTGGCCGGGAGAATTTGGAGGCGGTGCAGTTCCTGCAGGAGATGAACGCCACCGTGCACAAGGTGACACCGGGAATCGTCACCATCGCCGAGGAGTCGACCTCCTGGCCCGGTGTGACCCGCCCGACCAACCTTGGCGGCCTTGGTTTCTCGATGAAATGGAACATGGGCTGGATGAACGACACGCTCGACTACGTCAGCCATGACCCGGTGCACCGCAGCTATCACCACCACGAGATGACGTTCTCGATGCTGTACGCCTTCAGCGAGAACTACGTGCTGCCCATCAGCCACGACGAGGTCGTGCATGGCAAAGGCACGCTCTGGACCCGGATGCCCGGCGGCGACCATGCCAAGGCCGCGGGACTGCGCAGCCTGCTGGCCTATCAGTGGGCCCACCCGGGCAAGCAACTGTTGTTCATGGGCCAGGAATTCGGCCAGCGGGCCGAGTGGTCGGAAGAGCGCGGGCTGGACTGGTTTCAACTCGACGAGCAGGGCTTCTCCGGCGGCGTGCAGCGGTTGGTGCGCGATCTCAACGCGATCTATCGCAGCCACCCGGCGCTGTGGAGCCGCGACACCAGCCCCGAGGGCTACTCCTGGATCGACGCGAACGACTCGGCCAACAACGTGTTGAGCTTCCTGCGGTTCGGTGCCGACGGTTCCGTGTTGGCGTGTGTGGTCAACTTCGCCGGCAGCGAGCACAGCCAGTACCGGCTGGGACTGCCGCACGCCGGTGCCTGGCAGGAGGTGCTGAACACCGACGCGACCATCTACAACGGGTCGGGCATCGGGAACTTCGGCGCGGTGCAGGCCACCGACGAACCGTGGCACGGCCGCCCGGCCTCGGCGGTGATGGTGCTGCCGCCGCTGGCGATGCTGTGGTTCGAGCCCGCCTGA
- a CDS encoding DUF3817 domain-containing protein yields the protein MAAMTRSFDLRTVSGWFRLIALAEAVSWAGLLVGMYFKYLGSPRTEIGVKVFGPIHGGVFVAFVVAAVLVGIAHKWGVGTWILALLASIVPLGSVIFVIWADRTVRLAPVDGSALVPQPGGAVPETT from the coding sequence ATGGCGGCCATGACACGCTCCTTCGACCTGCGCACGGTTTCGGGCTGGTTCCGGCTCATCGCTCTCGCTGAGGCGGTGAGCTGGGCCGGTCTGCTGGTCGGCATGTACTTCAAGTACCTGGGCAGTCCCCGCACCGAGATCGGAGTCAAGGTGTTCGGCCCGATTCACGGTGGCGTTTTCGTCGCCTTCGTGGTGGCCGCCGTGCTGGTCGGCATTGCCCACAAGTGGGGCGTGGGCACCTGGATTCTGGCGTTGCTGGCCAGCATCGTGCCCTTGGGCAGCGTGATCTTCGTCATATGGGCAGACCGGACCGTCCGCCTCGCTCCGGTGGACGGTTCTGCCCTGGTGCCCCAACCGGGCGGCGCCGTGCCCGAAACAACGTGA
- a CDS encoding tetratricopeptide repeat protein encodes MTRPRPSVGPALAGAVDLSALKQRPATGGAGGGSPSAAGGPNVTEVNEANFEAEVLVRSGQVPVVVLLWSPRSDSSAALGDTLAGLAAADNGKWSLALVNVDTTPRVAQMFGIQGVPTVVALAGGQPIASFQGAQPADELRRWVDSLLEATAGKLPGSGSGDDEPEQVDPELAAARAHLDEGDFDAAAAAYQAILDAQPNHTEAKGAVGQIAFLQRASAQRPDAVAAADAVPDDIEAAFAAADAEILAQNVSAAFDRLIALIKRTAGDDRTKVRTRLVELFDLFDPADPEVVAGRRNLANALY; translated from the coding sequence GTGACTCGTCCACGACCTTCTGTCGGGCCGGCGCTGGCCGGCGCGGTTGACCTCTCGGCACTCAAGCAGCGGCCCGCGACGGGCGGTGCGGGCGGTGGCAGCCCAAGCGCCGCCGGCGGCCCCAACGTCACAGAGGTCAACGAAGCCAACTTCGAAGCCGAGGTGCTGGTCCGCTCGGGCCAGGTACCGGTGGTGGTGCTGCTGTGGTCGCCGCGCAGCGATTCCAGTGCCGCGCTGGGGGACACCCTGGCGGGTCTGGCTGCGGCCGACAACGGCAAGTGGTCCCTGGCACTGGTCAACGTCGACACCACCCCGAGGGTGGCGCAGATGTTCGGCATCCAGGGCGTGCCCACCGTAGTTGCGCTCGCCGGGGGACAGCCGATCGCCAGCTTCCAGGGCGCTCAGCCGGCTGACGAACTTCGTCGCTGGGTCGATTCGCTGCTCGAGGCGACCGCGGGCAAGCTGCCCGGGTCCGGTTCCGGTGACGATGAGCCAGAGCAGGTCGATCCGGAGCTGGCCGCGGCCAGGGCCCACCTGGACGAAGGGGACTTCGACGCAGCGGCTGCCGCCTATCAGGCGATTCTCGACGCACAGCCCAACCACACCGAGGCCAAGGGCGCGGTGGGGCAGATCGCGTTCCTGCAGCGGGCAAGCGCACAGCGCCCTGACGCGGTGGCCGCTGCCGACGCAGTTCCCGACGACATCGAGGCGGCATTCGCCGCTGCTGACGCCGAGATTCTGGCCCAGAACGTGTCCGCGGCCTTCGATCGGCTCATCGCGCTGATCAAGCGCACTGCGGGCGACGACCGGACGAAGGTCCGCACCCGGCTCGTCGAGCTGTTCGACCTGTTCGACCCGGCCGATCCCGAGGTGGTCGCCGGCCGTCGCAATCTGGCCAACGCGCTGTACTAG
- the mce gene encoding methylmalonyl-CoA epimerase gives MTADQVDARPTLASALVTAIDHVGIAVPDLDAAAKWYHDNLGMIVLHEEINEEQGVREAMLSVRGAPKGSAQIQLLAPLDEKSTIAKFIDRSGPGLQQLAYRTSDIDALSERLRSQGVRLLYEAPRKGTANSRINFIHPKDAGGVLIELVEPAADSEH, from the coding sequence ATGACCGCCGATCAGGTTGATGCCCGTCCCACACTCGCCTCGGCGCTGGTGACGGCGATCGATCATGTCGGTATCGCCGTTCCCGATCTGGATGCCGCCGCCAAGTGGTACCACGACAACCTCGGCATGATCGTCCTCCACGAGGAGATCAACGAAGAGCAGGGTGTACGCGAGGCGATGCTCTCGGTGCGCGGCGCGCCCAAGGGCAGTGCCCAGATCCAGCTGCTGGCCCCGCTGGACGAGAAGTCGACGATCGCCAAGTTCATCGACCGCAGCGGCCCCGGCCTGCAGCAACTGGCCTACCGGACCAGCGACATCGACGCACTGAGTGAGCGCCTGCGCAGCCAGGGCGTGCGGCTGCTCTACGAAGCCCCCCGCAAGGGCACCGCGAATTCGCGGATCAACTTCATCCACCCCAAGGATGCCGGCGGCGTGCTGATCGAGCTGGTCGAACCTGCCGCGGATTCAGAGCACTAA